The genomic segment GATTTTATCATCTCAAATATCCTCGGAGGACCAGCCCCATAGCCGCGCAGGGGCTCCCTCTCAAAACTGCTCACAAAGAGCCGTGCCATGTGCGCTCCGTCAAAGCCGTTACACTCGATCAGCGATTCAGCCACTGCAATCATCATTGCAGTATCGTCGGTATACACCGGACCGGGTTCTGTTACTTCCTTAAAACCATAAGTCCCTTCCCTCTGTGCACCGAGTGAGTCTCCAATGGCTGAACCGATCAGGCTGCCGATAAATTTTGAAGGTCCCAATTTCTTATCCCTCCATTTACGCATCATACATGCCCAAGAACTGTATCGTAGGCTTTACGGAGAGTTGCAAGTGGCAGGAAAAGCTCTAACGGCCTGTCAGGCAGTGGTATGAAACCGAATTGCTCGTAATACGCTTTTGCATCATTATTCTTTGCATCTACAAAGAACCCGATAATTCCCACGTTGCTGGAAACATTGATGATCCGTTCTATTGCATTAACCAGCATATGCATTCCCAATCCCTGACGCTGTCGTTCTTTGGCTACAGCAAGGCGGGCAAGCTTGGCTGCCGGAGCCTTATGAGGATATTTTTTTACATACTCGCGAGGAAGCTTTTCAACGAAAACTTCACAAAAAGCTAATGTAAAAAATCCTGTTATTTCAGTTGGCACTGCATCATCGACGAGGACAAATGTTCTGGAGATTCCTTTGTTGAGAT from the Nitrospirota bacterium genome contains:
- a CDS encoding GNAT family N-acetyltransferase; translation: MLRIKTLSKEHNRSDFDCGVPELNQYLKNIARQHLNKGISRTFVLVDDAVPTEITGFFTLAFCEVFVEKLPREYVKKYPHKAPAAKLARLAVAKERQRQGLGMHMLVNAIERIINVSSNVGIIGFFVDAKNNDAKAYYEQFGFIPLPDRPLELFLPLATLRKAYDTVLGHV